A region of the Rhizobium leguminosarum bv. trifolii WSM1325 genome:
GGCGGCCCGTATGGGTTACACGTTGAATTTCGCTGCCGTCTGGCGCAACTTCGATTATCTTTTGAGCGGGCTCGCGCTCAGTCTCGGCCTTGCGGTGATCTCGATCCTGATCGGGGCCGCGATCGGCCTTGTGGTGGCCTTCGCGCTGACCTCCAAAAGCCGCTTTGCGGTGGTGCCGGCGCGAGTTTATGTCACTGTCATTCGCAACCTGCCGATTCTCGTCCTGGTGCTTTTCGTCTTTTTCGCGCTGCCGCAAATGGGTTTGCGCCTCGACAAGATAAAAAGCTTCGTCCTGGTTCTGTCGCTTTATTCCGGCGCCTATCTGGCAGAAGTGTTCCGCGCCGGGCTGCTGTCTATTCCAAGAGGGTTGACGGAAGCGGGGCTTGCCATCGGCCTGACGGGGATGCAGATCCGCAGCTCCATCATCGCTCCGCTGATGCTGCGCAACGTGCTGCCATCACTGTCCTCGACGATCATCTCGCTCTTCAAGGACACCTCGCTCGCCGCCGCCATCGCCGTGCCCGAACTGACGTTTGCTGCCCGCAAGATCAATGTCGAGAGCTTCCGCGTCATAGAGACCTGGATGGTGACGTCAGCGCTCTATGTCGCGGCCTGTTTCCTCATCGCCGCCGTGATGCGCGTCGTCGAGCGCAGTCTGGCCCTGCCGAGATAGACCTGATGTCCCACACTTTTCTCGAACAACTCTGGATCGCCCGATACGTCATCATGAACGGCATCGGCGTGACCGTGTCGATCTCCCTGCTGGCCATCCTTGCGGGTTCCATACTTGGCGTTTTCGTCGGTTTGGCGCTCGTCTATGGCGGCGTTGTTTTGCGGCTGGCCGTGCGTGCCTATACGGATATCATCCGTGGCACGCCGGTGCTCGTACTGGTGCTGGCGAGCTACTACGTCTCCGCCGCCGTCGGCCTCGATCTCGGGCCGTTCTCGGCCGGGGTGCTCGCCCTTGCCGTCTTCTGCTCCTCCCATGTCGGCGAAATCGTGCGCGGAGCGCTTCAGGCAATCCCGAAGGGCCAGACCGAAGCCGCCAAGGCGATCGGCCTGACCTTTACCCAGACTTTCACCTCTGTGCTGTGGCCGCAGGCCATGCGCCAATGCCTGCCGGCCTGGGTGAATACGGCGGCCGAGATGGTGAAAGCCTCGACGCTGCTCTCCGTCATCGGCGTTGCGGAGCTTCTCCTACGCACGCAGGAGATCATCTCCCGCAATTTCATGAGCCTCCAGTTCTACTTCCTGGCCGGTGGTCTCTATTTCATCATCAACTACGGCATCGAGCACTTCGGCAAATATGTCGAGCGCAAGACCGCCCTGCCGTCCTGAGGAGTTCCCCCGATGGCCAAGACCATTCTCGACATCCAGGGTCTGCGTAAGACTTACGGCATCCACGAAGTCCTCAAGGGCGTCGATTGCGCCGTTGAGGAGGGCGAAGTCATTTCCATCATCGGCTCGTCCGGCTCCGGAAAGACCACCTTGCTGCGCTGCATCAACATGCTTGAGGAATTCCAGGGTGGCACGATCAGCCTCGACGGCGAGGAGATCGGCTACCGCGCCGAAGGCGCAACGCGGCGCCGCAAGAGCGAGAAGGAGATTGCACGCCAGCGCGCGCTGACCGGCATGGCGTTTCAGCAGTTCAATCTCTTCCCGCATATGAGTGCCGCTGAAAATGTCATGCTCGGCCTCGTCAAGGTGAAGAAGATGACGAAGCCGGATGCCCGCGCCATCGCGGAAAAATGGCTCGATCGTGTCGGCCTTTCCGCCCGCTCGAGCCATTATCCCGGCCAGCTTTCAGGCGGCCAGCAACAGCGCGTCGCGATCGCCCGTGCCATCGCCATGTCGCCGAGGCTGATGCTGTTCGACGAAGTGACCTCGGCGCTCGACCCGGAACTGGTTGGCGAAGTGCTCCAGGTCATCAAGGGGCTTGCCGCCGACGGCATGACCATGCTGCTCGTCAC
Encoded here:
- a CDS encoding polar amino acid ABC transporter, inner membrane subunit (TIGRFAM: polar amino acid ABC transporter, inner membrane subunit~PFAM: binding-protein-dependent transport systems inner membrane component~KEGG: rec:RHECIAT_PC0000364 probable amino acid ABC transporter, permease protein); its protein translation is MSHTFLEQLWIARYVIMNGIGVTVSISLLAILAGSILGVFVGLALVYGGVVLRLAVRAYTDIIRGTPVLVLVLASYYVSAAVGLDLGPFSAGVLALAVFCSSHVGEIVRGALQAIPKGQTEAAKAIGLTFTQTFTSVLWPQAMRQCLPAWVNTAAEMVKASTLLSVIGVAELLLRTQEIISRNFMSLQFYFLAGGLYFIINYGIEHFGKYVERKTALPS
- a CDS encoding polar amino acid ABC transporter, inner membrane subunit (TIGRFAM: polar amino acid ABC transporter, inner membrane subunit~PFAM: binding-protein-dependent transport systems inner membrane component~KEGG: ret:RHE_PF00166 amino acid ABC transporter permease) → MGYTLNFAAVWRNFDYLLSGLALSLGLAVISILIGAAIGLVVAFALTSKSRFAVVPARVYVTVIRNLPILVLVLFVFFALPQMGLRLDKIKSFVLVLSLYSGAYLAEVFRAGLLSIPRGLTEAGLAIGLTGMQIRSSIIAPLMLRNVLPSLSSTIISLFKDTSLAAAIAVPELTFAARKINVESFRVIETWMVTSALYVAACFLIAAVMRVVERSLALPR
- a CDS encoding ABC transporter related (PFAM: ABC transporter related~SMART: AAA ATPase~KEGG: ret:RHE_PF00164 amino acid ABC transporter ATP-binding protein) encodes the protein MAKTILDIQGLRKTYGIHEVLKGVDCAVEEGEVISIIGSSGSGKTTLLRCINMLEEFQGGTISLDGEEIGYRAEGATRRRKSEKEIARQRALTGMAFQQFNLFPHMSAAENVMLGLVKVKKMTKPDARAIAEKWLDRVGLSARSSHYPGQLSGGQQQRVAIARAIAMSPRLMLFDEVTSALDPELVGEVLQVIKGLAADGMTMLLVTHEMRFAYDVSSRVIFMNQGVICEEGDPKDMFVHPKTERLAEFLKTSSFN